The window GGAGCGAAAGGGAAGCGCCGGATTCCGGCGGAGAAGTTCTTCGTCGATCTGTTCACGACCGCGCTCAAGGCAAACGAGATCCTCACCGAGGTAAGCGTCCCCACGATGGGCGCGGGCCAGGGCGGAGCCTACTTCAAGCACCGGCATCCCGCCTCGAGTTACGCGGTCGTGGGTGTGTGCGCCGTCGTTACGCTCAAAAGCGGTGCCGTGAGTCGGGTGCGTCTGGCGGTGGGAGGCGTGACGGAGAAACCCGTGCTCGTCCGAGGCGTCGCCGAGGAGCTCGAGGGGCAGAAACCCGTCGCCAAGGTGATTGAGTTGGCTTCCGCCCGGGTTGCGGAGTCCATCGAGCTCCCCCTGGGAGATCTCTACGCGTCCGGCGAATATCGAACCCATCTGGCCGAGGTGCTGACGCGACGAGCTCTGGCGGAAGCAGTGAAGCGGGCCAAGAAATCGAAGTAGCGTTGGTTTCCTCCATCGAAGAGCTGTCCGCTCGTCTTCGCGACAAGCTCTACATCGCCGATCGCGGGCTGGCGACGGCCATCTACCTTGCTCTGAAGCTCGAGCGCCCTCTCTTTCTCGAGGGCGAGGCCGGCGTCGGCAAGACGGAGATCGCCAAAGTCCTGGCCGAGCTTCTCGGTCTGAGCCTCATTCGGCTCCAGTGCTACGAGGGGCTCGACGTGAATCAGGCGGTCTACGAGTGGAACTACAC of the Vicinamibacteria bacterium genome contains:
- a CDS encoding xanthine dehydrogenase family protein subunit M, whose translation is MYPASFEYYRPKRLKEALQLLRKTKDAKLLAGGHSLLPAMKLRVSSPAAVIDIGRLKGLSDIRVGKKAIKIGALTTHAEIAGSDDIRRACPVLAEAASMIGDLQVRNRGTIGGSLAHADPAADYPTVILALEAEIGAEGAKGKRRIPAEKFFVDLFTTALKANEILTEVSVPTMGAGQGGAYFKHRHPASSYAVVGVCAVVTLKSGAVSRVRLAVGGVTEKPVLVRGVAEELEGQKPVAKVIELASARVAESIELPLGDLYASGEYRTHLAEVLTRRALAEAVKRAKKSK